TTGATATTTATTAATAATAAATGGAGCATGAACTTACTTCTGATGATGTTTTACTTGTGATAGAGCTCCAAACTTGCACTGTTTGCCTCTGCTTCTTATGTTCTCTTTAAGCTATGGTTGTCAATCATGTTTTCCTTGATGAAGTAGTAACTCTCTTGAAGCCTTGTTGGGATCTTTGAACCATTTTAGTTCTTTTTCACCCAGAAGTGATCTGTCATTGTTCATGGGCAGTCCCAGACTTCAAGTCCAGTTTCACATCAAGGTTGCGCTAACTGCTTTGTTTCTTATAGGATGGGATGAGGGAGTTATGACCATGCAAGTGGGTGAAGTTGCTCGTATCCAGGTATACTCCTGAGATGTTAAATTAGCTTGATTGCCCGAATGTGTTTGTTTTACCCTTCCGGCGCATTTCATCTGTACTGCAACTTTTAAGTGCTGTTATTCATGGCAGTTCTCTCTTGATGGAAGTAACttgttcaaaaacaaaaaaaaacatgcttTTATTGTGGATTTTAGGCCTTTTGCAATGCATTTTTGCCTGATAAAGTGTCAATCTGCATTGCTGTTTGTATTCTCGAGTTCAAAATAATTTGTCTTAGCTGTATCCTAGCACCTGATACTTGAGTACTCTTGCTTTAGGGCACCCTGGACTATGCTTATGGAGCCAGCGGATTTCCAACCTGGGGAATTCAACCAAACTTGGTGCTGGTGTTCGAGATTGAGGTCCTCAGTGCCCAGTAATTCGCGTTGCAATTCTGGATGGAGCCTTGCCTCTTAAGTACTGAAATAAATCCATTGTCACCTCATGCTACGTACAGCAGACTGGTGTTCATAGTAACCTATTTCCTAAAGGAGAGCCCTCTCGATTTAATATTAAATTGGGAGCCCTTCTAATTACTTCCATATGCACCTAGGAGAAAGTAACCACTGTGATACATAAGGCCTCCCTTTCGCAATTCCCTCCTGATTTTGTCCTTTCACTTCCAGTTTGTCTTGGATTTTTAATTTCCAGCTGCCCGGCATTGTAGTGCCATGATTGGAGATATGTTCTGAGATTATGAACATCATCATCCTGGGTGATAGTGTCTGCAATAGTTAAATTGGATGATTGGAGATGATCAGGattaattatgaaatttaaCTCAGGTAAATCTTCATCTACACACTGCAATTATATTAACAAGTCAATCATTTGGAAACCATGTGTTTATGAATTATTAAGTATATACGGTTTAGTTGTCTTTGCTGCCTTTGTGATGAATAAACTGTAGTGCCCAAACAGTATCTATGTCAAGTATAATTTGGCATTTCCTCTGTGTTGAGATATGTAACTTTTCGCATGTGAATCGTGCTCCCTTGTTAAAATGCTGTTGTTAATCGATCTGGTAGATTGCTTCAAGCATACAACTGAAAAAAACTTTTTAGTGAATAAACTCAAGTGTATGGAAATCTGATGTGCTTGTGAAGCCCAAGATTTAGATGGACTGCAATTTAGATGCCTTTGATTCTAATGTCCCCGTCTTGCAACATTTTTTGTTTGACTTGATGATTTAATGCTCAATTGACCACTATGTCttttttaaatattatttattatttcaCATGTTGTACCTTTTCAGGAGCATTATGCTTTCTGTGAGGTGAATTTGCTCACTATACATTAGCTTAGAGGATGAAATATCATTTGATTGGTCTACATGTGTCGGCAATGTATTTATTTCTCCCTTTATTTCTCCCTATGTCAGCATTGCAAGGAAGCGTCTGGACATCATGGAAAGCATAGAGGGGTGACATTCTACTTGGAATAATGttcttttctacaaatttttttgtttcGATGCATTGAAATCGTTTCTTTCCCTATTGAATGGTTGGGCTAAAAAGAGTGTTTGCACTCTACATTGAGATATACCGTGGAAAGATGATCTCAATCATGTAATATGTGATTATTTGAACTGAGAGCTTGGAAGTATTGATAAGATTGTACACTGACAAGCTATTAGTGTTGGTATTTTTGGTGTGCAAAATTCATTGAGTTGACTTGATGTGCACTTTTAAAGTCATGTTTATTTCTATATGCttgttttcagattttttttccatATGTTAGTTTTCAAATAGGTTTAATTATACTTTTTCAGATCTTGGGAACATATGGCATTGATAATTCAATCATATGAAGTTTTTACCTCTTCATTTATATGCTACCCAAACTTGGCTCCCCAGACTTA
The genomic region above belongs to Panicum virgatum strain AP13 chromosome 8N, P.virgatum_v5, whole genome shotgun sequence and contains:
- the LOC120685390 gene encoding peptidyl-prolyl cis-trans isomerase FKBP12-like, with translation MLFYVHILLLFLSAPRTQGQQPFSFNIGLGSVIKGWDEGVMTMQVGEVARIQGTLDYAYGASGFPTWGIQPNLVLVFEIEVLSAQ